CGACGCCGGTCCCGACGCCTGCTCCGACCGAAGCGCCGACCCCGGTGCCGACGCCGGCGCCGACGCCTGTACCGACCACCGCGCCGTCGCTCGGCTACGCGCAGATCGGCTACACCTTCGGTAAGGTGTATAACGAATTTGCGGCAGGCGAGACCGACAAGAGCGGCTCGGGAAATAACGGCAGCGGCGGCGGATTCGGGTGGCCGACCGTCATCGCGGGCGCGTACAAGTTCAATCCGTTCGCGCTGAAAGTCGACTTCCGCCAAGACGTGTACGATACGACGAACAACGCGATCGGACCGTCGGGCGGCCCCGGTACGACGTTCAACACGATTGACGGCGGCGTCGCGACGATCGATCAGTTCCGCGCCAAGCAATCGACGCTCGACGGCCGGCTCGAGTTCAAGGTCGCGTCGCCCGACATCTACGTCGGCGTCGGCTACCTCCAGGCCGCGAACAACTACGGCTATCCGACGCTTCACGCGGTCGGCGGCGGTCTCGAGAAGCTTCCGAGCTTCAACAGCGGCCTCGATTGGTTCGGCTCCGCGTTCTACTACCCGAACGCGAACGGCACGTTCGTGCAGAACGATCCGACCAGCCCGACCTTCGGCCAGTCGTTCAAGCAGTCGTACGACATCATCAAGTACGACATCGGTTTGGACCTGAACTTCGGCACGTCGCCGTTCTACCTGTACGGCGGCTACAGCGGCGACCGCTACAACAAGAAAGACAACAACGAGCCGATCAATCAGACCCACTCGGGACCGTACGTCGGACTCGGGATCCACTTCTGACAGCACGCCGGAGCGTGTAAATGCGGAGGGCCTCCAAGGAGGCCCTCTTCTTTTTGTAGCCGGCGGCTTTAGAACCGGATGCGCTGCGCTTCGATCATCGCCATGTCGGGCGGATCGTACGGACAGATCGACCAGTCGACCCCCGTCGCAGGCTCGAGCGAGGCGAGCTGCCGCAGAGCCTGCCGCGACCAAGGCGTGTTCGGATAGCGGATCGCGGTCTGCAGATAATAATCGACGGCGAGGCGGTCTGTATCGGGATCGTGCTTTCCCGCCATGACGCCGGCGAAACTGAGCATCGCACCGCGCAGCCATGAGTCGCGCGGAAATTCTTCACCCCACTGCGCGAGCGCCGTCTCGACGCCCATGATGCGCGTACGCTCGAGCGGCAGCGCGAGCGGCGAACGCCCTTCGATCGATAGCGCGTGGATGATGTTGCGCACGCCGAGATTGCTGAGCTTCAACCTGCCGAAGTATTGATCGGCCGGCGCGTCCGGCGGCGTCAGCGGATGCGCGTCGACGGCGACCGTGGCGCGCCCATCAGGGCCGGGAGCGCTAGCGGCGGCGATGTCGGCAGCAGCTGCCGGACACAGCGTCATCAGGCCGGCCGCGGCGGCCAGCAGGGTCGCGACGATCGTCGCGGAGGTGAAGCGAAAACGCATGCGGCTTTCCTTTCCGCATGCGTTTTTCTTTGGCGGGCGGCTTGCGGCCTTCGAGGCGAGCGCTCGCTGCGCGCAGCTTCAGTGCTGCTGTTGCTGTTGGCTCGTCGTCGAGGCTGACGCCGCGGCGCTCACCGCGACCGGCCATACTTTTGCCGACGTCTCCGTGCGCGCGACCACGGCGAAGTGATTGTGCGGGAATTGATGGAAGAGGATATTGCGGCACAGCTGCGCTTGATGGTCGCCGTCGGCCGTGTGCATGTGCCAGAAGTCGTGCGACAGATCGTACGCGCGCCGCGGGATCCACGAGTCTTGCGGATACTTGTGCGCCCAGTCCAAGAGCGCGTTCTCGGTCAGCATGAGACCGCCGTAGTACTGGCTCGCGTGCGCCGGGTCGAAACCCTCTCTCGCACCGGTGTCACGGATCGAGTTGGTGATGCCAAGGATACTCATCTTCATGCGGCCGAAATATTCGTCCGCGGGAGCGACTTTCGGTGCGGGCGCGGCGTGCTTGACGACCGCCGTATGATGGACCGACGTCGATGTGCTGCTCGCTAGCGCGCAAACGGGCGACATAGCTAGCAGCAGCGCGCCGAGCGCGACGGATCTGGTGTGCATCTGTTCTTCGTGCTCCTCGAGACGGTCGAGCTGAAGCTCGACCGCTACAGCCGCTCCGTAGAGCG
Above is a window of Candidatus Eremiobacteraceae bacterium DNA encoding:
- a CDS encoding copper amine oxidase N-terminal domain-containing protein, with translation QVTLGKNEVIINGESRPLDVPPMMYKGTLMVPVRVISEALGAYVEWEPTQRVAVVRYLPPTPVPTPAPTEAPTPVPTPAPTPVPTTAPSLGYAQIGYTFGKVYNEFAAGETDKSGSGNNGSGGGFGWPTVIAGAYKFNPFALKVDFRQDVYDTTNNAIGPSGGPGTTFNTIDGGVATIDQFRAKQSTLDGRLEFKVASPDIYVGVGYLQAANNYGYPTLHAVGGGLEKLPSFNSGLDWFGSAFYYPNANGTFVQNDPTSPTFGQSFKQSYDIIKYDIGLDLNFGTSPFYLYGGYSGDRYNKKDNNEPINQTHSGPYVGLGIHF